From a single Oreochromis niloticus isolate F11D_XX linkage group LG4, O_niloticus_UMD_NMBU, whole genome shotgun sequence genomic region:
- the arhgdia gene encoding rho GDP-dissociation inhibitor 1 isoform X3 — MAEHEPTPEELAAIAAANDESDSSVNYRPPAQKSLKEIQELDQDDESLRKYKEALLGNAAAVVVDPTVPNVQVTKMVLVCDTAPNNLVLDLTGDLDTFRKNPFPLKEGVEYRIKICFKVNKEIVSGLKYMQQTFRKGVKVDKSDYMVGSYGPRPSEEYEFLTTMEEAPKGMLARGTYHIKSKFTDDDKNDHLSWEWSLAIKKDWKD, encoded by the exons ATGGCAGAGCACGAGCCCACACCAGAGGAGCTGGCAGCGATCGCAGCAGCCAATGATGAGAGCGACTCTTCTGTTAACTACAGACCTCCCGCCCAGAAGAGCTTGAAGGAGATCCAGGAGCTGGACCAAGATGACGAGAGCCTGCGCAAGTACAAGGAGGCGCTGCTGGGAAACGCGGCTGCTGTTGTCGTTG ATCCCACGGTCCCCAACGTCCAGGTGACCAAGATGGTTCTGGTGTGCGACACGGCTCCAAACAATCTGGTCCTCGATCTGACTG GGGACCTGGATACCTTCAGGAAGAACCCGTTTCCGTTGAAGGAGGGAGTTGAGTACAGAATAAAGATCTGCTTCAAG GTCAACAAAGAGATCGTGTCAGGCCTGAAGTACATGCAGCAAACTTTCAGGAAAGGAGTTAAAG TTGACAAGTCTGATTACATGGTGGGCAGCTACGGCCCCAGACCAAGCGAGGAGTACGAGTTCCTCACCACAATGGAGGAAGCTCCAAAAGGGATGCTGGCCCGCGGCACCTACCATATCAAGTCCAAGTTCACCGACGACGACAAAAACGACCACCTGTCTTGGGAATGGAGCCTCGCTATCAAGAAGGATTGGAaggactga